Genomic window (Musa acuminata AAA Group cultivar baxijiao chromosome BXJ1-9, Cavendish_Baxijiao_AAA, whole genome shotgun sequence):
ATGTCATGCACTTATTTAAATAttcgagctaattacatattacctcatGTATTAGCCTCCTTTACTATCTCGACCACTACAATTTCAAAAGTTACATTAAGATTCCTATACTTACGAAAGCAAAACATTAAAATCTATTTACatagttaaaaagataattttataaggtaaaaaaaaaaagattttgttaGAGTAACAGgattaaatatttcaaatttcaatataattttttaaaaactaaggatcgaaatactaaagatCACTATTTACAAGGGATAATATATAATAGTCTTAAAGATTGAGGATCGTATTCAACACAAACATTCATATTTATTCACAACATGATTAAACAAACTTTTATAACTTTCTTATATACAAATCTTTTTATGAAAGATAATTTCTCAACCGATATATTTTTTCTTTGGCTTAATACCACCAACCTTTATCTATTTCAAATATGATCAAGAATGGATTCAATGTCTGTCACACACTGATTCAAAGGTCAATAGGTTCATGCACGTCGTCATGTTCAACGCCAACGTTCATTTCTTTTCATGCAATTGTATTTATATTATGTTGACGGTGTAACACTCCCTCTCCTCCTTCCAccgtttccttctctctctctctctctctctctcgctctctctctctcttcccagcACACGATATGGATTCCGAAGCCCGCCCAAAGCCTTCCGTTTCCACCAGGAAGAGGCCGCGCTCCTCTCTCACCACGGACCAGCTGTGGACTCCGGAGAAGCCGGAGCAGCACCCGCGCAGGGCCAGGAACCGGAGCGTCGCCTTCTCCCTCACGGAGGTGCGGCGGGTCGCCCTCGGTCTTCGGAGGCCCGCAGGTAGCTCCCATCTCGACCCTCTACCGGTCGATGACTCGGGGCCATGTTCTACTCCCAAGCCGTCGAGAGCTAAAACGATTCCCAAACTTCCTGAAAAGTACGTTAGTTCTCCTTATTGATGATCGACATAAAAGATAGCTTTTTTGGTTCCATTTTGCCTATATTTGTTTCTCTCGTGATCAGGTATGAGATACTGTGTGAGTTCTTCAATTGCATGGAGAGCTCCATCCGCTTGCTTCGGCTGAAGGGGTCGATGTCCACATTCCCCAACATCAGCACCAGTATTCAGAGTTTGATGGATAGGTGCCGGTTTGATCTACTTGGGTTGCCCTTTTGCAGATCTTCTTGGTTTGATATGAAGCGAGTTTGATGAGATTAGTTTCTGTGCTCAGGAGATTCACTTATGTGCACTTGGCACAGTTGAAGCACATCATGCCCGAAGCTATAATGATCAAGAAGGTGCTTTTGCATGATGAGACTACTTGCTGTATGAAGCCAGAGCTTCAGGTCACTCTGCAGGTTGATGCGGTAGCGAAGAACATCAAGGGGAAGAGTGAAAGTGGGTATTCGATCTTGCGGGCAGTGTTCAGGGAAAGGCTTGTGGAGTTCTTCAAAAATCATCCCCAGGTACCCAAAAAAAATCCCCTGTTCATCCCCTGTGTGTAGATAGATTTGCAGGTTGCTCAGAAATCTTGACTATTTGATGTTGTATGATTGTGCTCCCTTTTGAAGATGATTATTTTGCCTGGTACATTTCACAGCATTCCATTAATTCACCTTCAATTTtggtaattgtttatgattttatgcaGTAAAAAGATGTGATGTACAATAATTCATAGATTGCGGATAGATTGATTGTGTTGTTATCTCAGGGAGATGAGGTTCCAGAGGAGCAGCTGCCGCATCCATTTAATCCAACAAAGCTCAGTGTACATAAGAGCGTGACCATCAATGCCGATCCATCAGGCACCAAATCCTCATCAAGTGCTCCTATCCAGAAACAATTTTTAGTGCCATCTCACATGTCACAATCTTTTAAGAGGCATTTTTCTCGCAAAATTCCCGTCCTTAATCCAGAGAAAACTCCACCGATGTGCTCTAGTGAAGCTTGTCCTAAAGATGATCATTCTACTTTTGTTGATTCATCTGCCATATCTAAGAAGTCTTTGCTCAGTTCTCCTATTTCAACAACCTTACCAATTGTAGAAGGAGGTGATGAAAGGGATGCTGCAGGGTCACCCAGAGCTGATAACTATCCTCATGAGGAATCAAATGTTGAGAAGGGAACTCCTGCAAAGCTAGTGTGCACTCCATTAAGGTTAATGACTGATACACCggaaattccaacatcaaagagaCTTAGGACAACCCCATCGAACAAATCCGTAAGGCGATCGGCCCGAacaaagttgtttatgactccagAAAAGAGTGCAAATGAGTGTGATGATGACGGAAGTCTGTCTGCCAGTGATGATGTTCTCAATTTTCTACCAAAAACTCTCTTGCAGTCGGTGAGTCCTATCACATCTTCTTGCTGTGGTGTTTTAGCTCTAAAGCTTCTGAAGATGTTTCTTGAAATGCCTTCTGTACTACTATTTCATGGTTGATGCACTGACAGATTGATCTTGCTCTCATTGGCACAAGTTCCTTCTTTTACCTTTTTTGTATGATCTTACATATTATCAGTTCAGACTGATCATTGTCTTTCTTTCATTTGTTTGTTTTAGATTGTCTGAATTCACCTGTTCCTCTTCCTAAAATATAGGCAGTGTTTCATACCATTCTATATCTATGGGGAGAACGGTATCTCCCAGATTCATTTCAAGAAAATTGAAATGAATTTAGGCTAAATACAGAGGAAACATAAGCACTGTGCTGATTTTCCTATTTATTTCATGTTCATCATGAATCCTTTAGTAGTTTTTAAGGAAATGTTTCACATCAAAGCTGCTGTTTAACCGTATAAATTGCTGGGTAAGACTGTATGTTTCATGTGCTACCATTCTCTTAACAATCTCTCTTCGACACAGTGAACAGTTTTCGACGACTTCATATTTTCCAAATGCCATCGTCAAAGCAAGTGAAGTTATAATTGTTGTATTTTTCAGATCAATGTGAAGGAGCAGAAAGCAGTGCAGGAGAAGCAGGCTGGCTTTGCCGATGCTATTAGacggcaaaagttgatagcttcctTGCCAAATATTTTTGACATGATCCTACTCACATTTCAGTCATGGAAGAGATCTGTCATGACAAAGCATGAGTTAACTAACAAGTTAATCTCAAGTCACTCTAAGATAGTTGATCAAGGTATGCCAGCTGACATTAGGTTGGAAATTGATTGATGTTTCCATTATGCAAAATTGAAGATTTTTCAGAGCTAAAATTGTGGGACTTTGGACCTGCAGGTGAAGTGGAAGAACAGTTGAAACTATTGCTAGAATTAGTTCCAGATTGGATCTCTGAAAAGATTGCCTGTAATGGAGACACACTTTGTTGGTAAGCTTCACAAGAAACAAAGTTATTTTGCGTTTGCCACTTTGGCATCATACTCTGTATTGTTATTAAGTTTTAGAGTTTAGGGTTCGGAGTTTACGACTTTATAGATTGACCTAGCATTAAGTCtatgataaagattttgattggaTCATCACAAACCCTTTCTAATAGAGATTTTGATCATATTACCACAAATCCCAAAAACTTAAGCCCTTAGAAATGAATAATTTTTTAACAACCTATCTCACATATAAGTTGGATTAGATTAAAAGAAGAAACTAAATCCAAGTGTACAGCGCAAGTCGATCAAAGAGGAAAGTACTACACAAATTTTAAATAAACATGATAACACATGATTCAAACTCATAATCAGCTTGGATATCATGAATTGGATTCTAATTGAATCATTACAAATTTCAAAAGAAATAATAGCTTTGGCAACTCATCGACTAAGATGATATGCTGTGAAATtgattttctgattttttttttcattacttCTATTTGATGCATGTTTATGATCAGCACTTGACTCATTGTTAATGTTTACATGTTATGCAGTGTAAGTAAAATATCAAATGCAGAAGAGATCAGGCAAAGGTTATTAGAAGCAGAGTAGTAAAATGCACCTGGAAAGGGATAGATCATGTCCTTGAGATCTTCCGGGACTGGTTTCCAAGAAGCCACGCCACGGATGCCGATCGGCTCTAAATTGGTATTAGCATAATTGAGAATGAGTATTTTTCATCTTTCTTGTTACCTACATTTGAGAAGAAAATGGGATTCAGAGGAAGCTTTTGAATCAGAAATGTAAAAAATTGATTATTAAGATCTATCAGAATCAATGAAGTAATTTGATTTTGAGGAATCCTTCATTTGATCTGTGAATTCTGATTGTAAATTCTTATTCTCTTTAGATTACTTTTCAATGTGGCACTCCATTGGTTCTACTGAAAAAACAAAAATTGAGTGTGTGGTTTCTTACATTTCTCAAGTTTTCATAAAATAATTTAGAGAATATTTTTGTTAACCGTAAGCATTTAAGCTATCACTCTCCAAAGTCTCTCTTATAGGATGAGATGTAAGGTGTAGCTCCACTCCAAGGATCCTCATCTTCAACCTCTCCTCTCCTTTCTGCTCTGCATCTCTAGGATCTGATAAGACTCGAGGTCCAACATCACTTTGGATCCTCATCTTCAACCTCTCCTCTACTCTCTGCACCTTTTCACTCCTCAAGATTGGAGACGATGAGATGCAAGGTCCTAACTCCACTTTTGGTTACCGACATTTATGAAATCGACATGAATTAGATATCCTTTAATCAAACACAAGTATGCTACTACCACTATATACAAAATGTCCTATCCTtatatttttgacatttattGTTTTATGCTTAtgattatacatatgtatacattttAAAATTGTAATATTTATAATAGCATGTCGTAAAATTAGGTGCGAAATTACATATATTGATAGATCATCTTCATAAAAAGATTACAAGATACCAAGAAATAAAAAAGATTACAAGAAAAGCACAAGATGATCGATTTGAAGAGCACATTGTTTTGAGAAAGTCTGTATTAGGACATATTTGATGTTAAAtatgcacaaaaatacaaaatTTGTTGGGCTAATATTTACAAGATTTCCTTTTAGGCCTGTGATGTATATATACTCGGAACTTCAAAACTTTTGCTATTACATGGTTCCTGCTAACTCAAATGAGTACTCATGGAGGCTCTCCATAATTCATGGTTTCTCCACTTTAGTGTTGTCCATAGATCAAAGCTCGACCGATATTGTATCATACCGCTGCTTAACTTGTTCAAGCTCAAGTACAAGATTTTGATACTGCCAAACAGATCCAAGATTACAAATATGACAATGGAATATGTCCAATGTTACGTGATTATACTAACTTTTGTATATGTTCAAAAATTATAGTTAAACTTTGAGTTCAAACAAGCAACTTTAAATGGGGTGTCTGGTTGTTAAAGTATTACCTTGAGCAACAGCCCTTCCTGTATCTTTTCCTGCTCCAAGCACCTGAAGAAAGAAAAACCAGAAAAAAAATCACTATAAGTAAAGGTTCATATGATCCATTAGGGATATCATATaatcaacaataagggtaaaccaAAGAAGCATATTTAATTGGTGTACTTGAATGACAAGTTTCACTCACTCTTTGCGTAACTTATTGTTTTCTTGCATCATGGTTTTCACCTGTTGAACATGACACTGCCTCTCACAATTACTCCACTGCAACAAGATTTACATATATCAGCAACAATCATATACAGAATTAAAGGCAAATTCACTGTTCCTGTCCTATGTTTCATTCTCTGATGGACATAAGTACACGTTTACATTACTAGACAGACATGCACAAGTTTATATATTCTCTTCAATAAGTACTTCAAGTCAAAAATTAAGTCACCTTTTTTCATGTTACTAAATGTACCATTGTTATATTCAACTTTTGAATGATCTATAGTTTGAAGATTAATTTAAAAGATTGGGCCTTGATGTCATGAACAGGCTGCTTCTCTGTGATTAGATGATAGAATTTAGGTCATGAAAACAACCATATCCTTATGAGCGTCAAGACTGCATATATCGACCCTTTCTAGACTCTACATTGGTGGAAGCCTTGTGTATTGTGTCATTCTTCTAGTAATTTGAATGATTATTTAACCTCTAGAAAAATAATAACAACATGAAGCTATAGTAAGCACTATTTAGAGCAATATCACTAAATTTTAACAATAAAGTCCATGATGTCTTCCAACTCTGATTTATTTACTAACCTCAGGCTTGTAATTGGTTTGCCCTCCTTTCTTTTGCTCTCCAGCTTTTTCTCTAGTACTGCACATCATTGCTTGTCTTTTAAGAGGTTCCCTTGCAGCATTAAAATCTTCATATCCTCTTTTTCTCGTCAGTCCTATTTTGTACATCATAAAATGAacaacataagccaaaactcttgcTGTTACTAATATAGAAGAAGCATGTAAATCACCTTCTATAAAACTTGCGTTGTGCTTGGTACCAAGTTGTCCAGGAATGGCTTCTTTGGGGGAATGCGATGTACCCATAGCTGAAATGCCTTGCAGTGTATGAGAGGACTTCCTCCTTGTGTCTGTTAAAAATTCAGGGTTTACTGGGATGGGTCTAATGTTGCATCCTGAGGAAAGAGGCAGTGGGAAAGGAACAACAGCCAGAGGTGCTGTTGAATGGGAAATTTTCTTTGTATAACCAACCAAATGGCTATGATACTCCCTGTCAATGCAAAACATGAAACCTTACGTGGCAAATATTACAGTCTCTAAAGGTGTAAAGCAGAACTAATACATCAAATGAAGTGGCTGTGTCAAACCAACAAACAAAATTTGACACAATAAACAAACTCCAAGACTTTTGTTTCACCTTATAGCCACTATTTTGTCTCGGGAAATCTATATTTTGCCTTTTATGTATCACTTACATGCCAGTGCTCTATTTTCTTTTAGGAAAAGCTTGAGAGCAAATGCAGCCATTATTGCCGGAAGAAATTCATTTCAGAGAACATAGCAAAAGAACACGATCTCAATTGGCTTTAGTTAAATACATAATTCCAGAAGCCCAATAAGACTGAAGCAGTGTGCAAAATTCAAGTCCCATCTAGTGTTGTTGAAAGCACTAGGCGATATAAGGTGCTAAGGTCCCTCCTGCTCATGCTAGGCGTTTGCCCCCAGAAAAATAAGATGCTTATCTCacataaattatgaaaatattttccgaatcggcgttaagatggaaatcgattttatcgtacgaacatcatatttcagtttgcgcttacattctgatttctatcttaactacaaactgtcttccttactttactttaaatacgtttccgtaagctttcaaatttattatctgcacgaaacaacttttacgtcggaatcggatttcaacgtatgaacgcagttttaatcgtcgaaagcaagatcttaagatcccttccaaaaagatgggatcctaaaataaccgtaatacaagaaacaatagatttaaatattttttcacttgaagaactaattggttcgttgatgacatatgaaatggtgcacaatgcacatgatgaacatgatgaacaaaatcaccttccaaagaacaggaaggatttagaactccggacaaattaataccacttgagcgatgactcaagtgatgaggacaatgatgaacttaaacttcgaacactaaatcttaataaatttattaaacaaaaatctaaaataaacaatgaacttgaacggaggaagaggccaaataagaggaaggcaaccaaggatgaatcaaaaacttccaaaggtgaaacggcaaattgggctttgacgagcttcgactacaaggtaagtaactcaactctcttgaattattttgaaattacttgaagtctttcatgagtgcttaatttagatagtaggaataggaaataagaaattatttttcaaaaattatatcatgttttccttttagcatctttgaaaaattaaaaatttgatcatgaaaagtatattgctaagatttcatgcatgttatgttttgaaatgttgaatgatgtatgcaacattagggatgataattatatgatatgtgataatgcttaggattaatccatacatgtgtatcttgatgattttatactattacatgccttaataacatgttggaaattatgtgttttggatacaaaaattttcataatcatgagcatgttttatcttcataattgaatttgaaaatctatagcaaaaccatgtccgaatgcatgaaagtattaaatttcattttcggattttcttgatcctaacaattcatttttgagaatctattgatcttgatggttttatgatgaaattcatttttcgatcctaaacgttgatgcatgtttttatttaacataaatgaaaaaacatgctaacatgaaatcaatcacttaaaataaaatacttttaaaaaaaaaggaaaaatatattatcaatgaaatcatgaatctacctatgttatgaattttgtgaaccataaaagtgattttgatgatttgaatttgaaatgagttttatcaaaatcacgatattgatttcttggaataacatgagattacctttgatgatcattttgattcatggaattttagattcatgacttggtcttatgcATGTaatatgtcaaacatttgaaaccatgttttggtatcatacatatctaagaaatgttgatttgacaaattgaatgagttgaaaaagaatgatgatttttctcttgaatataacttgtgatattttttatataaatcaccaTTTTGATTAATAAAAAGGTGAAAAGTAAATGATAGTGTGCTAATATCAAGATTTATGTTTTAAAGCTAGTACTCAGGG
Coding sequences:
- the LOC135593766 gene encoding CDT1-like protein a, chloroplastic translates to MDSEARPKPSVSTRKRPRSSLTTDQLWTPEKPEQHPRRARNRSVAFSLTEVRRVALGLRRPAGSSHLDPLPVDDSGPCSTPKPSRAKTIPKLPEKYEILCEFFNCMESSIRLLRLKGSMSTFPNISTSIQSLMDRRFTYVHLAQLKHIMPEAIMIKKVLLHDETTCCMKPELQVTLQVDAVAKNIKGKSESGYSILRAVFRERLVEFFKNHPQGDEVPEEQLPHPFNPTKLSVHKSVTINADPSGTKSSSSAPIQKQFLVPSHMSQSFKRHFSRKIPVLNPEKTPPMCSSEACPKDDHSTFVDSSAISKKSLLSSPISTTLPIVEGGDERDAAGSPRADNYPHEESNVEKGTPAKLVCTPLRLMTDTPEIPTSKRLRTTPSNKSVRRSARTKLFMTPEKSANECDDDGSLSASDDVLNFLPKTLLQSINVKEQKAVQEKQAGFADAIRRQKLIASLPNIFDMILLTFQSWKRSVMTKHELTNKLISSHSKIVDQGEVEEQLKLLLELVPDWISEKIACNGDTLCW